The Malus domestica chromosome 06, GDT2T_hap1 genome has a segment encoding these proteins:
- the LOC103438047 gene encoding uncharacterized protein encodes MLIFTAEKELKGGRYFPVTAVQRFDAAGKRIENGVYFGPFGCLTFEGRFSWKERILAFVFESIRIKIGPLKTLEIGLGQKDDREPSTKDPFFIWFYIDEELAVGRGKRGGTAFWCRCHRVMT; translated from the exons ATGCTCATATTTACTGCTGAG AAGGAATTGAAGGGCGGTCGCTACTTCCCTGTTACCGCAGTTCAGCGATTTGATGCTGCT GGAAAGAGAATTGAGAACGGAGTGTATTTCGGGCCATTTGGATGCTTaacatttgaaggaagattttccTGGAAGGAGAGAATACTAGCCTTCGTCTTTGAGTCCATCCGGATAAAAATTGGACCTTTGAAAACCCTAGAGATCGGTCTAGGCCAGAAAGACGACAGAGAGCCTAGCACGAAGGATCCATTCTTTATATGGTTTTACATTGATGAAGAACTAGCAGTTGGCCGAGGCAAACGTGGGGGAACTGCTTTCTGGTGCCGTTGTCACCGTGTAATGACTTAA
- the LOC103438048 gene encoding ATP synthase subunit beta, mitochondrial isoform X1, with protein MSSSRKLFSTLLRTSLCRTASATRPATPRSPLTRPSGYLLSRAAHYSTSSAAAATAPPTPASPSVSEKITDDFTGKGAVGKVCQVIGAVVDVRFDDGLPPILTALEVLDNSIRLVLEVAQHLGENLVRVGRATLGRIMNVIGEPIDERGDIKTDHFLPIHREAPAFVEQATEQQILVTGIKVVDLLAPYQRGGKIGLFGGAGVGKTVLIMELINNVAKAHGGFSVFAGVGERTREGNDLYREMMESGVIKLGDQQSESKCALVYGQMNEPPGARARVGLTGLTVAEHFRDAEGQDVLLFIDNIFRFTQAKSEVSALLGRIPSAVGYQPTLATDLGGLQERITTTKKGSITSVQAIYVPADDLTDPAPATTFAHLDATTVLSRQVCSLLFSIKL; from the exons ATGTCCTCCTCCCGCAAGCTCTTCTCCACTCTCCTACGCACCTCTCTCTGCCGAACCGCCTCCGCCACAAGACCCGCAACCCCTAGATCCCCCCTCACGCGGCCGTCGGGGTACCTCCTCTCGCGCGCCGCTCACTACTCGACGTCATCGGCCGCAGCAGCCACCGCGCCTCCCACGCCCGCTTCGCCGTCAGTGAGTGAAAAAATCACAGATGATTTCACCGGAAAGGGCGCCGTCGGCAAGGTCTGCCAGGTGATCGGAGCCGTCGTCGATGTTCGGTTCGACGACGGGTTGCCGCCGATCCTGACGGCTCTCGAGGTCCTGGATAACTCGATCCGATTGGTGCTCGAGGTGGCTCAGCACCTTGGTGAGAACTTG GTGCGTGTTGGCAGAGCCACCCTTGGCCGGATTATGAACGTTATCGGAGAGCCGATCGATGAGAGGGGTGATATAA AGACCGATCATTTTCTTCCCATCCATAGAGAAGCTCCGGCTTTCGTTGAACAGGCTACTGAGCAGCAGATTCTTGTCACTGGAATTAAG GTTGTTGATCTTCTTGCGCCTTACCAAAGAGGAGGAAAGATTGGGCTCTTTGGTGGTGCTGGTGTCGGAAAGACCGTGCTTATCATGGAACTCATCAACAATGTTGCCAAGGCTCATG GTGGTTTCTCAGTGTTTGCTGGCGTGGGAGAACGTACAAGAGAGGGTAATGATTTGTACAGAGAAATGATGGAAAGTGGTGTCATTAAGCTTGGAGATCAGCAG AGTGAGAGTAAATGTGCTCTTGTCTATGGACAAATGAATGAACCTCCTGGTGCCCGTGCTCGTGTTGGGCTCACAGGGCTTACTGTGGCTGAGCACTTCCGAGATGCTGAAGGACAAGATGTGCTTCTCTTCATTGATAACATATTCCGCTTTACTCAA GCTAAGTCAGAAGTGTCTGCCTTGCTTGGTCGTATCCCCTCTGCTGTCGGTTACCAACCTACCTTAGCTACTGATCTTGGAGGCCTTCAAGAGCGTATTACTACAACCAAGAAGGGTTCCATTACTTCTGTTCAAGCTATTTATGTGCCTGCTGATGACTTGACAGATCCGGCTCCTGCAACCACTTTTGCCCATCTTGATGCCACCACTGTGCTGTCACGACAAGTATGCAGTCTTCTATTTTCCATTAAATTATGA
- the LOC103438045 gene encoding glutathione S-transferase U8-like produces the protein MGGVKLFATKESLFSSRIQWALKLKGVEYEFILEDLANKSPLLLKYNPIYKKVPVLVHGDNVVVESLVILEYIEETWKEHPLLPRDSYDRATARFWAKFNDEKLVPPVWTACTGEGEAQEKAKESALESLALLEKQIEGKKFFGGEQIGYLDLVLGWISYWISGVEEAGGNKVLEAEMFPSLHQWGQNFIHNPLIEECIPAREAFVAYVQYAINCKIFLKS, from the exons ATGGGAGGTGTGAAGCTGTTTGCAACAAAAGAAAGCCTTTTCAGTTCTAGGATTCAGTGggcattgaagctcaagggtgTGGAGTATGAGTTCATATTAGAAGATTTGGCAAACAAGAGTCCTCTTCTCCTCAAGTACAACCCCATCTACAAGAAGGTGCCGGTGCTTGTGCACGGTGACAACGTCGTTGTCGAGTCACTTGTGATCCTCGAGTACATCGAGGAGACATGGAAGGAGCACCCGTTGCTGCCTCGGGACTCATATGACCGAGCCACAGCTCGATTTTGGGCCAAGTTCAACGATGAAAAG CTTGTGCCTCCAGTGTGGACAGCTTGCACGGGAGAAGGCGAAGCGCAGGAGAAGGCGAAAGAGTCTGCGTTAGAATCACTAGCACTTCTTGAGAAGCAGATCGAAGGGAAGAAGTTTTTCGGCGGAGAACAAATAGGGTATCTAGATTTAGTATTGGGGTGGATATCTTACTGGATAAGTGGTGTGGAAGAAGCTGGAGGCAACAAGGTACTTGAAGCAGAGATGTTTCCATCTCTCCACCAATGGGGTCAGAACTTCATCCACAATCCACTCATTGAAGAATGCATTCCGGCTAGAGAGGCGTTTGTCGCCTACGTCCAATATGCCATCAATTGTAAgatatttctgaaatcataa
- the LOC139196951 gene encoding uncharacterized protein, translating into MASASHTVTAISYSLALNSSQSFLRPSNLPLQIPPQSKPTHRNPILKFSTTRTRATVDGGEQSATATSQLAQEPPQPTKEVEESVKLLKNAAKTRRVAKEEVLSALSVIEKGKLDPSGFLNTLGGTESPGRT; encoded by the exons ATGGCCTCAGCCTCACACACAGTCACAGCAATCTCCTACTCCTTGGCTCTCAATTCTTCTCAATCATTTCTCAGACCCTCAAATCTGCCCCTCCAAATCCCACCTCAATCCAAGCCCACACATCGCAATCCCATCCTCAAATTTTCCACCACAAGAACCAGAGCAACCGTTGATGGCGGCGAACAAAGCGCCACCGCCACATCTCAGCTTGCCCAGGAACCACCACAGCCCACCAAA GAAGTGGAGGAGAGTGTGAAATTGCTCAAAAATGCCGCCAAAACAAGACGGGTTGCGAAGGAGGAGGTTCTGTCCGCTCTATCGGTCATTGAGAAGGGAAAGCTCGACCCTTCCGGGTTTCTTAACACGCTTGGCGGAACAGAATCCCCGGGGAGAACATAG
- the LOC103438043 gene encoding protein DETOXIFICATION 16-like: MEREDNKPSLSSPLIQACEEDVTKETGRNNHGIKGFKRKEIVEEVKKQIWLAGPLICVSLLQYSTQIIAIMFVGHLGELSLSGATMALSFTSVTGFSLLMGMSSALDTLSGQCYGAKQYRLMGIHMQRAMLVLSLVCVPLAIISANTKTILTALGQNAAIAAEAGEFAHFTIPSLFAYGLLQCLVRFLQTQNIVFPMMLSSAVTALLHIPLCWVLVFKSGLGGRGAALAISISFWINVLLLALYVKFSSSCAKTWTGFSKEAFQNVTTFIRLAVPSAVMVCLEMWSFEMIVLLSGLLPNPELETSVLSISLNTAAMVWMIPFGLSSAVSTRVSNELGAGRPETARLAVCVVLVMAITEGILVGSVLILIRNFWGYAYSNEREVIDYLATMMPILATSNFLDGLQCVLSGTARGCGWQKIGAYVNLGAYYLVGIPLAILMAFVLHVGGKGLWLGIICALIVQVLLLLTVTIRTNWEKEANKATERVYESTVPVDVVT, encoded by the exons ATGGAGAGAGAAGACAACAAACCATCTCTAAGCTCGCCATTGATTCAAGCTTGCGAAGAAGATGTAACTAAGGAGACTGGGAGAAATAACCATGGAATAAAGGGATTTAAGAGAAAGGAAATAGTTGAAGAAGTGAAGAAGCAGATATGGCTAGCAGGACCTCTTATCTGTGTGAGCTTATTGCAGTACTCTACACAGATAATAGCTATTATGTTTGTAGGTCACCTTGGTGAGTTATCTCTCTCCGGTGCTACCATGGCCCTTTCCTTCACTTCCGTCACCGGTTTCAGCTTGTTG ATGGGAATGTCAAGCGCATTGGACACATTATCCGGCCAGTGCTATGGTGCAAAGCAGTACCGTCTGATGGGCATACACATGCAGAGAGCAATGCTTGTTCTTTCACTTGTTTGCGTACCTCTCGCCATCATTTCCgcaaacacaaaaacaatcCTAACAGCTCTAGGCCAAAATGCTGCCATTGCAGCAGAAGCTGGGGAATTTGCGCACTTCACGATCCCTTCCCTTTTCGCATACGGACTCCTCCAGTGCCTCGTCAGATTCTTACAAACTCAAAACATCGTGTTCCCGATGATGCTGAGCTCTGCGGTTACAGCTTTACTTCACATCCCTCTCTGTTGGGTTCTTGTGTTTAAATCCGGACTTGGAGGCAGGGGAGCTGCCCTGGCAATTTCAATCTCCTTTTGGATCAATGTGTTATTATTGGCGCTTTATGTCAAGTTCTCTTCATCATGTGCGAAAACTTGGACAGGCTTTTCGAAGGAGGCTTTTCAGAACGTTACTACATTCATTAGGCTTGCTGTTCCTTCAGCCGTCATGGTTTG CTTGGAAATGTGGTCGTTTGAAATGATTGTTCTTCTATCCGGTCTTCTTCCAAACCCGGAGTTGGAAACCTCAGTGCTTTCTATCAG TTTGAATACAGCGGCAATGGTTTGGATGATCCCTTTCGGACTCAGTTCTGCTGTGAG CACTCGCGTCTCCAATGAATTAGGAGCAGGGCGTCCAGAAACAGCGCGCTTAGCAGTGTGTGTTGTGTTAGTCATGGCCATTACCGAGGGTATATTGGTGGGATCGGTCCTGATACTGATACGCAACTTCTGGGGCTACGCTTACAGCAACGAAAGAGAAGTTATCGATTACCTTGCAACCATGATGCCTATACTTGCAACATCCAACTTTCTAGACGGCCTCCAGTGTGTTCTTTCGGGTACCGCTAGAGGATGTGGCTGGCAGAAGATTGGAGCGTATGTGAATCTCGGGGCGTACTACTTAGTTGGAATTCCTTTGGCTATTTTGATGGCTTTCGTCCTTCATGTTGGTGGAAAG GGGCTCTGGCTGGGGATCATCTGCGCACTGATTgtgcaagtgttgttgcttctTACCGTAACCATACGCACGAACTGGGAGAAAGAG GCAAATAAGGCTACAGAAAGAGTGTACGAATCAACAGTTCCCGTGGACGTAGTCACATAG
- the LOC103438048 gene encoding ATP synthase subunit beta, mitochondrial isoform X2: MVRTIAMDGTEGLVRGQRVLNTGSPITVRVGRATLGRIMNVIGEPIDERGDIKTDHFLPIHREAPAFVEQATEQQILVTGIKVVDLLAPYQRGGKIGLFGGAGVGKTVLIMELINNVAKAHGGFSVFAGVGERTREGNDLYREMMESGVIKLGDQQSESKCALVYGQMNEPPGARARVGLTGLTVAEHFRDAEGQDVLLFIDNIFRFTQAKSEVSALLGRIPSAVGYQPTLATDLGGLQERITTTKKGSITSVQAIYVPADDLTDPAPATTFAHLDATTVLSRQVCSLLFSIKL, from the exons ATGGTGAGAACCATTGCCATGGATGGAACCGAAGGGCTCGTTAGAGGTCAGAGAGTCCTCAACACTGGCTCTCCCATCACT GTGCGTGTTGGCAGAGCCACCCTTGGCCGGATTATGAACGTTATCGGAGAGCCGATCGATGAGAGGGGTGATATAA AGACCGATCATTTTCTTCCCATCCATAGAGAAGCTCCGGCTTTCGTTGAACAGGCTACTGAGCAGCAGATTCTTGTCACTGGAATTAAG GTTGTTGATCTTCTTGCGCCTTACCAAAGAGGAGGAAAGATTGGGCTCTTTGGTGGTGCTGGTGTCGGAAAGACCGTGCTTATCATGGAACTCATCAACAATGTTGCCAAGGCTCATG GTGGTTTCTCAGTGTTTGCTGGCGTGGGAGAACGTACAAGAGAGGGTAATGATTTGTACAGAGAAATGATGGAAAGTGGTGTCATTAAGCTTGGAGATCAGCAG AGTGAGAGTAAATGTGCTCTTGTCTATGGACAAATGAATGAACCTCCTGGTGCCCGTGCTCGTGTTGGGCTCACAGGGCTTACTGTGGCTGAGCACTTCCGAGATGCTGAAGGACAAGATGTGCTTCTCTTCATTGATAACATATTCCGCTTTACTCAA GCTAAGTCAGAAGTGTCTGCCTTGCTTGGTCGTATCCCCTCTGCTGTCGGTTACCAACCTACCTTAGCTACTGATCTTGGAGGCCTTCAAGAGCGTATTACTACAACCAAGAAGGGTTCCATTACTTCTGTTCAAGCTATTTATGTGCCTGCTGATGACTTGACAGATCCGGCTCCTGCAACCACTTTTGCCCATCTTGATGCCACCACTGTGCTGTCACGACAAGTATGCAGTCTTCTATTTTCCATTAAATTATGA
- the LOC103438042 gene encoding beta-1,2-xylosyltransferase XYXT1-like isoform X2 has protein sequence MAVMYDSILARSFSKHEQKKLRYGAFVCCLLIALCFCTLLKPNLNPLPALKLERSVGVKQKILALWETNSTQQVIKNVLEFPEIKTEEFENLSDQVLADSADLQQNASILTSPIESSMSVVVEVVEENLEPLCKTEEPRTEYCEIINRDVRVDANSSSVFVASSSQIWNRSWTIRPYARKEDKTALGSTRAWSVKPVQTGAQLNIPQCTRDHSVPAILFSTGGYVGNHFHEFTDVVIPLFITSRKYDGEVQFLVSDMKPWWIAKYQAILKGLSKYEIIDIDKEDAVHCFPSVTVGLKRHEKELSIDPSKHSYSMKDFREFLRNRYSLKRASAIRIRENRQRKRPRLLIIPRKRTRSFTNTGEITKMARRLGFKVIVAEADMNLSKFAEVVNSCDVLVGVHGAGLTNLVFLPENAILIQILPVGRFQWLATNYFGKPSEGMNLKYLEYEISNEESTLTQQYPLDHPVFTDPSSIGKQGWLAFYSLYLQKQNVHLNVQRFRPTLLKALELLHQ, from the exons ATGGCGGTGATGTATGATTCGATACTAGCCCGAAGCTTTAGTAAGCACGAGCAGAAGAAATTGAGATATGGAGCATTCGTTTGCTGCTTGCTCATAGCACTGTGCTTCTGCACTCTGCTGAAACCTAATTTGAATCCTCTACCAGCTT TGAAGTTGGAGAGATCAGTTGGTGTCAAACAAAAGATATTGGCACTCTGGGAAACAAACAGCACTCAGCAAGTGATAAAAAATGTGCTAGAATTTCCGGAGATAAAAACCGAggagtttgaaaatttgagtGATCAAGTGTTAGCAGATTCTGCTGATTTGCAGCAAAATGCAAGCATTCTCACTAGTCCCATTGAAAGCAGCATGTCGGTAG TTGTGGAAGTTGTAGAGGAGAATTTGGAGCCACTTTGCAAAACTGAGGAACCAAGAACCGAATACTGTGAGATCATTAACAGGGATGTTCGCGTAGATGCAAACTCTTCCTCAGTTTTTGTTGCTTCATCTTCTCAAATTTGGAACAGGTCCTGGACTATAAGACCTTATGCTCGAAAAGAGGACAAAACTGCGTTGGGCAGTACTCGAGCATGGTCAGTGAAACCAGTACAAACTGGTGCTCAGCTCAATATCCCTCAGTGTACTCGAGATCATAGCGTTCCAGCCATCTTGTTTTCTACTGGAGGATACGTAGGAAACCATTTCCATGAGTTCACTGATGTGGTGATTCCACTGTTTATTACTTCTCGAAAATATGATGGAGAAGTTCAATTTCTTGTTTCAGATATGAAACCATGGTGGATTGCAAAGTACCAAGCAATACTAAAAGGACTGTCCAAGTACGAGATTATCGACATTGACAAAGAAGATGCAGTACATTGCTTCCCAAGCGTAACCGTTGGCCTTAAACGACACGAAAAGGAGCTGAGCATTGATCCTTCAAAGCATTCATATTCCATGAAAGACTTCAGAGAGTTTCTAAGAAACCGTTACTCGTTGAAAAGAGCCAGTGCAATCAGAATCAGAGAAAATCGTCAGCGAAAAAGGCCCCGGCTTCTGATCATCCCAAGAAAGAGAACAAGGTCTTTCACGAACACAGGGGAAATTACGAAAATGGCTAGACGCTTGGGGTTCAAGGTAATCGTCGCAGAAGCTGACATGAACTTGTCTAAATTTGCAGAAGTAGTCAACTCTTGTGATGTGTTAGTGGGAGTTCATGGAGCTGGCCTCACAAACCTTGTCTTCCTTCCAGAAAATGCAATTTTGATTCAAATACTTCCAGTCGGACGGTTCCAATGGCTCGCAACCAACTACTTCGGCAAGCCTTCGGAGGGTATGAATCTCAAGTATTTAGAGTACGAAATAAGCAACGAGGAGAGCACGTTGACACAGCAGTACCCGCTTGATCACCCGGTTTTCACCGATCCTTCATCGATCGGAAAACAGGGTTGGCTAGCGTTCTATTCACTCTATCTGCAAAAACAAAACGTACATCTTAATGTCCAAAGATTTAGACCTACATTGTTAAAAGCTCTTGAGCTTCTGCATCAGTAG
- the LOC103438044 gene encoding cyclin-dependent kinase D-3, with amino-acid sequence MAEVDLTKKVADRYLKREVLGEGTYGVVYKAIDTKTGQTVAIKKIRLGKQKEGVNFTALREIKLLKELKDPNIIELIEAFPHKGNLHLVFEFMETDLEAVIRDRNIFLSPADIKSYLQMTLKGLAVCHKKWVLHRDMKPNNLLIGPNGQLKLADFGLARIFGSPDRRFTHQVFARWYRAPELLFGTKQYGPGVDVWAAACIFAELLLRRPFLQGSSDIDQLGKIFAAFGTPTPSQWPDMVYLRDYVEYQYVPAPPLRSLFPVAGDDALDLLAKMFTYDPKVRISVQQALEHRYFTSAPLPTYPDKLPRPAPKRESKASDFDPNDGPTVLSPPRKSRRVMPKRDGFEGNSHVDKIDDRFGEARHAAGENTSRNEPMSVDFSIFGAKPPTRPTINSADRTHLKRKLDLEFQHPE; translated from the exons ATGGCAGAGGTCGATCTGACGAAGAAAGTGGCGGATAGGTATCTGAAGCGCGAGGTTCTTGGTGAAGGTACCTATGGAGTCGTCTACAAAGCCATTGATACGAAG ACAGGACAGACAGTTGCTATTAAAAAAATTCGGCTTGGAAAGCAAAAGGAAGGGGTGAATTTCACAGCCCTCAGAGAAATTAAGCTGCTTAAAGAGCTGAAAGATCCGAACATAATTGAGTTGATTGAAGCATTCCCTCATAAAGGAAACTTGCATCTTGTATTTGAGTTCATGGAAACGGACCTTGAAGCTGTTATACGTGATCGGAATATATTCCTATCACCAGCTGACATAAAGTCATACCTTCAGATGACGTTAAAAGGACTTGCTGTTTGCCACAAGAAATGGGTTTTACACAG GGATATGAAGCCTAACAACTTGTTGATAGGACCTAACGGGCAGCTTAAACTTGCAGATTTTGGTTTAGCACGAATATTTGGGAGCCCAGATCGCAGGTTCACTCATCAG GTCTTTGCCCGTTGGTATAGAGCACCTGAGCTGTTATTTGGCACCAAGCAATATGGACCTGGGGTAGATGTTTGGGCTGCGGCTTGTATATTCGCTGAACTTCTCTTACGCAGACCCTTTTTGCAG GGATCAAGTGATATTGATCAATTAGGAAAGATTTTTGCGGCTTTTGGGACTCCAACACCTTCTCAGTGGCCTGATATGGTATACCTCCGGGATTATGTGGAATACCAATATGTTCCAGCACCCCCTTTGCGTTCATTGTTTCCAGTGGCTGGTGATGATGCCCTGGATTTGTTAGCGAAGATGTTTACTTATGACCCCAAAGTTAGAATTTCCGTACAGCAGGCATTAGAGCACAG GTACTTTACATCTGCACCTCTTCCTACGTATCCAGACAAGCTTCCTAGACCTGCTCCAAAGCGGGAATCTAAGGCTTCTGATTTTGATCCAAATGATGGTCCTACTGTGTTATCACCTCCTCGAAAATCAAGGAGAGTGATGCCAAAGCGTGATGGTTTTGAAGGAAATTCACATGTTGATAAGATTGATGATCGTTTCGGTGAAGCCAGACATGCTGCTGGTGAAAATACAAGCAGGAATGAACCAATGTCAGTTGATTTTTCTATCTTTGGAGCAAAACCTCCAACTAGACCTACTATTAATAG TGCTGACAGAACACATCTAAAGAGGAAACTAGATCTTGAATTTCAACATCCCGAATAA
- the LOC103438048 gene encoding ATP synthase subunit beta, mitochondrial isoform X3 — protein sequence MEPKGSLEVRVGRATLGRIMNVIGEPIDERGDIKTDHFLPIHREAPAFVEQATEQQILVTGIKVVDLLAPYQRGGKIGLFGGAGVGKTVLIMELINNVAKAHGGFSVFAGVGERTREGNDLYREMMESGVIKLGDQQSESKCALVYGQMNEPPGARARVGLTGLTVAEHFRDAEGQDVLLFIDNIFRFTQAKSEVSALLGRIPSAVGYQPTLATDLGGLQERITTTKKGSITSVQAIYVPADDLTDPAPATTFAHLDATTVLSRQVCSLLFSIKL from the exons ATGGAACCGAAGGGCTCGTTAGAG GTGCGTGTTGGCAGAGCCACCCTTGGCCGGATTATGAACGTTATCGGAGAGCCGATCGATGAGAGGGGTGATATAA AGACCGATCATTTTCTTCCCATCCATAGAGAAGCTCCGGCTTTCGTTGAACAGGCTACTGAGCAGCAGATTCTTGTCACTGGAATTAAG GTTGTTGATCTTCTTGCGCCTTACCAAAGAGGAGGAAAGATTGGGCTCTTTGGTGGTGCTGGTGTCGGAAAGACCGTGCTTATCATGGAACTCATCAACAATGTTGCCAAGGCTCATG GTGGTTTCTCAGTGTTTGCTGGCGTGGGAGAACGTACAAGAGAGGGTAATGATTTGTACAGAGAAATGATGGAAAGTGGTGTCATTAAGCTTGGAGATCAGCAG AGTGAGAGTAAATGTGCTCTTGTCTATGGACAAATGAATGAACCTCCTGGTGCCCGTGCTCGTGTTGGGCTCACAGGGCTTACTGTGGCTGAGCACTTCCGAGATGCTGAAGGACAAGATGTGCTTCTCTTCATTGATAACATATTCCGCTTTACTCAA GCTAAGTCAGAAGTGTCTGCCTTGCTTGGTCGTATCCCCTCTGCTGTCGGTTACCAACCTACCTTAGCTACTGATCTTGGAGGCCTTCAAGAGCGTATTACTACAACCAAGAAGGGTTCCATTACTTCTGTTCAAGCTATTTATGTGCCTGCTGATGACTTGACAGATCCGGCTCCTGCAACCACTTTTGCCCATCTTGATGCCACCACTGTGCTGTCACGACAAGTATGCAGTCTTCTATTTTCCATTAAATTATGA
- the LOC103438042 gene encoding beta-1,2-xylosyltransferase XYXT1-like isoform X1 has protein sequence MAVMYDSILARSFSKHEQKKLRYGAFVCCLLIALCFCTLLKPNLNPLPALKLERSVGVKQKILALWETNSTQQVIKNVLEFPEIKTEEFENLSDQVLADSADLQQNASILTSPIESSMSVGEETKIVEVVEENLEPLCKTEEPRTEYCEIINRDVRVDANSSSVFVASSSQIWNRSWTIRPYARKEDKTALGSTRAWSVKPVQTGAQLNIPQCTRDHSVPAILFSTGGYVGNHFHEFTDVVIPLFITSRKYDGEVQFLVSDMKPWWIAKYQAILKGLSKYEIIDIDKEDAVHCFPSVTVGLKRHEKELSIDPSKHSYSMKDFREFLRNRYSLKRASAIRIRENRQRKRPRLLIIPRKRTRSFTNTGEITKMARRLGFKVIVAEADMNLSKFAEVVNSCDVLVGVHGAGLTNLVFLPENAILIQILPVGRFQWLATNYFGKPSEGMNLKYLEYEISNEESTLTQQYPLDHPVFTDPSSIGKQGWLAFYSLYLQKQNVHLNVQRFRPTLLKALELLHQ, from the exons ATGGCGGTGATGTATGATTCGATACTAGCCCGAAGCTTTAGTAAGCACGAGCAGAAGAAATTGAGATATGGAGCATTCGTTTGCTGCTTGCTCATAGCACTGTGCTTCTGCACTCTGCTGAAACCTAATTTGAATCCTCTACCAGCTT TGAAGTTGGAGAGATCAGTTGGTGTCAAACAAAAGATATTGGCACTCTGGGAAACAAACAGCACTCAGCAAGTGATAAAAAATGTGCTAGAATTTCCGGAGATAAAAACCGAggagtttgaaaatttgagtGATCAAGTGTTAGCAGATTCTGCTGATTTGCAGCAAAATGCAAGCATTCTCACTAGTCCCATTGAAAGCAGCATGTCGGTAGGTGAGGAGACTAAGA TTGTGGAAGTTGTAGAGGAGAATTTGGAGCCACTTTGCAAAACTGAGGAACCAAGAACCGAATACTGTGAGATCATTAACAGGGATGTTCGCGTAGATGCAAACTCTTCCTCAGTTTTTGTTGCTTCATCTTCTCAAATTTGGAACAGGTCCTGGACTATAAGACCTTATGCTCGAAAAGAGGACAAAACTGCGTTGGGCAGTACTCGAGCATGGTCAGTGAAACCAGTACAAACTGGTGCTCAGCTCAATATCCCTCAGTGTACTCGAGATCATAGCGTTCCAGCCATCTTGTTTTCTACTGGAGGATACGTAGGAAACCATTTCCATGAGTTCACTGATGTGGTGATTCCACTGTTTATTACTTCTCGAAAATATGATGGAGAAGTTCAATTTCTTGTTTCAGATATGAAACCATGGTGGATTGCAAAGTACCAAGCAATACTAAAAGGACTGTCCAAGTACGAGATTATCGACATTGACAAAGAAGATGCAGTACATTGCTTCCCAAGCGTAACCGTTGGCCTTAAACGACACGAAAAGGAGCTGAGCATTGATCCTTCAAAGCATTCATATTCCATGAAAGACTTCAGAGAGTTTCTAAGAAACCGTTACTCGTTGAAAAGAGCCAGTGCAATCAGAATCAGAGAAAATCGTCAGCGAAAAAGGCCCCGGCTTCTGATCATCCCAAGAAAGAGAACAAGGTCTTTCACGAACACAGGGGAAATTACGAAAATGGCTAGACGCTTGGGGTTCAAGGTAATCGTCGCAGAAGCTGACATGAACTTGTCTAAATTTGCAGAAGTAGTCAACTCTTGTGATGTGTTAGTGGGAGTTCATGGAGCTGGCCTCACAAACCTTGTCTTCCTTCCAGAAAATGCAATTTTGATTCAAATACTTCCAGTCGGACGGTTCCAATGGCTCGCAACCAACTACTTCGGCAAGCCTTCGGAGGGTATGAATCTCAAGTATTTAGAGTACGAAATAAGCAACGAGGAGAGCACGTTGACACAGCAGTACCCGCTTGATCACCCGGTTTTCACCGATCCTTCATCGATCGGAAAACAGGGTTGGCTAGCGTTCTATTCACTCTATCTGCAAAAACAAAACGTACATCTTAATGTCCAAAGATTTAGACCTACATTGTTAAAAGCTCTTGAGCTTCTGCATCAGTAG